The following are from one region of the Vibrio parahaemolyticus genome:
- a CDS encoding phosphoribosyltransferase: MNNKLYFVVGLEGSGKTTATKFLADSVEGGVAVQTSSRLFSFLEQENTSIKEINSLSTQKREEIINKFHYQLYNDKEINTYSFFDGHMFVDNIEKGIRIHAMATENRSVSDGLIFLNASSVQINKNITSDNINQTRYRNVKTTNKLKELSEIEFQEAEDYCLKNNLDFGLLNATDKNGEFASKRFSDITFLNHYLLPQSEELREKYKAQFDFDLKPSNLRERHLNIGRLIERSFHTKVDINKDNYQVISMDRSGNFIANGFVHNFDGQYSTYHQGCSGIDLVSMDKDVIIIDSVIDTGTTIEDIVGRFPSNYNKQIHVVCLCINIKSLPKLQGLSDKVTFHCLGFSNKEERPTGKKDMGARLYGTNN; this comes from the coding sequence ATGAATAACAAGCTTTACTTCGTAGTTGGATTAGAGGGTTCTGGTAAAACCACAGCAACAAAATTTCTTGCTGATAGTGTCGAGGGTGGTGTAGCAGTTCAAACATCATCTCGTTTATTTTCTTTCTTAGAACAAGAAAATACATCCATCAAAGAAATCAATAGCCTCTCTACACAGAAACGTGAGGAAATTATCAATAAATTCCACTATCAATTATATAATGATAAAGAAATAAACACATATTCATTTTTTGATGGACATATGTTTGTAGATAACATTGAAAAAGGAATCCGAATCCATGCTATGGCTACTGAAAACCGTTCGGTTAGTGATGGATTGATTTTTCTTAATGCATCATCCGTTCAAATCAATAAAAATATTACAAGTGACAATATAAATCAAACACGTTATCGAAATGTGAAAACTACAAATAAACTTAAAGAACTGTCTGAAATTGAGTTTCAAGAAGCAGAAGATTATTGTTTAAAGAACAATCTTGATTTCGGGCTCTTAAACGCTACTGATAAAAACGGTGAATTTGCAAGTAAGCGCTTCTCTGATATTACATTTTTGAATCACTATTTATTGCCTCAAAGTGAAGAATTAAGAGAAAAGTACAAAGCTCAATTTGATTTCGACTTGAAACCATCAAACCTGAGAGAGCGTCACCTTAATATTGGTCGGTTAATTGAACGATCTTTCCACACAAAGGTAGATATCAATAAAGATAACTATCAAGTCATTTCAATGGATCGCTCTGGTAACTTCATTGCAAATGGTTTTGTCCATAACTTTGATGGTCAATACTCAACATACCATCAGGGTTGTAGTGGTATCGACTTAGTTTCTATGGATAAAGACGTTATTATCATCGACTCAGTAATTGATACTGGTACGACAATTGAAGACATAGTGGGAAGATTTCCAAGTAACTACAACAAACAAATTCATGTTGTCTGTCTATGCATCAATATCAAATCACTTCCTAAGCTACAAGGTCTTAGCGACAAAGTTACTTTCCATTGCTTGGGTTTTTCTAATAAAGAAGAACGACCAACTGGAAAGAAAGACATGGGCGCTCG